A region from the Halanaerobiales bacterium genome encodes:
- a CDS encoding ROK family protein → AKAAAKGDQKALDIFAKAGYYLGIGIANLVNIFNPEMIILGGGVLKAKEYFLDRAKEEFKKRALKAPADIVKIKEAVLEDEIGVKGAIALAMQKVEG, encoded by the coding sequence AGCCAAAGCTGCAGCTAAAGGAGATCAGAAAGCTCTGGATATTTTTGCTAAGGCAGGTTATTATTTAGGGATTGGGATTGCTAACTTAGTAAATATTTTCAATCCAGAAATGATTATCCTGGGTGGAGGAGTTTTGAAAGCCAAAGAATATTTTTTAGATAGGGCCAAAGAAGAATTTAAGAAAAGAGCTCTAAAAGCTCCAGCAGATATAGTAAAAATTAAGGAAGCAGTATTAGAAGATGAGATAGGAGTGAAAGGAGCTATTGCTCTGGCTATGCAAAAAGTGGAGGGATAA